A window of the Chelonoidis abingdonii isolate Lonesome George chromosome 19, CheloAbing_2.0, whole genome shotgun sequence genome harbors these coding sequences:
- the APRT gene encoding LOW QUALITY PROTEIN: adenine phosphoribosyltransferase (The sequence of the model RefSeq protein was modified relative to this genomic sequence to represent the inferred CDS: inserted 2 bases in 1 codon), with amino-acid sequence MVSSALSCLLPPSTQLSPARGXLRSAEVTRSALAGAGAAARLLAEQGPATFLPSPGVLCRDITPLLKDPIAFRTVIDILEAHLKIRSSQIDFIVGLDSRGFLFGPVLAQRLGIGCVLIRKKGKLPGPTESVSYALEYGQAELEIQSDALEPGEKVVLVDDLLATGGTMCAACELMKKLKAEVLECVVVIELKSLKGAEKLKPFPVYSLLQYD; translated from the exons ATGGTTTCCTCCGCActctcctgtctcctccccccgAGCACCCAGCTGAGTCCGGCGAGGGG GCTGCGCAGTGCGGAGGTCACGCGGAGTGCATTGGCGGGAGCTGGCGCCGCGGCGCGGCTGCTGGCGGAGCAGGGTCCCGCgaccttccttccctcccccgggGTGCTCTGCCG TGATATCACCCCTTTGCTAAAGGATCCTATAGCCTTCAGGACTGTGATTGATATTTTGGAAGCTCATTTGAAGATACGCTCTTCACAGATCGACTTCATTGTGG GTCTGGATTCTCGTGGTTTTCTCTTTGGCCCAGTGCTGGCACAGAGACTAGGGATTGGCTGTGTGTTAATACGAAAAAAGGGGAAGCTTCCGGGTCCCACAGAATCTGTCTCATACGCTCTTGAATATGGCCAG GCTGAACTTGAAATCCAGAGCGATGCCTTGGAGCCGGGAGAGAAAGTGGTCCTCGTTGATGACCTGCTTGCGACTGGAG GTACCATGTGTGCAGCCTGTGAGCTGATGAAGAAGCTGAAGGCTGAAGTCCTAGAGTGTGTGGTGGTCATAGAGTTAAAATCGCTGAAAGGGGCAGAAAAACTGAAACCCTTCCCTGTCTACTCTCTGCTGCAATATGACTAA